The Solibacillus sp. FSL R7-0682 genome includes a window with the following:
- a CDS encoding ring-cleaving dioxygenase, with protein sequence MNHIKGIHHVTAITSSAEKNYEFFTYVLGMRLVKKTVNQDDIQTYHLFFADDKGSAGTDMTFFDFPGIPQGVHGTDEIYKTAFRVPTDAALDYWVKRFDRLKVAHTGIQTQFGKQTLSFVDFDDQQYMLISDEKNVGIASGTPWQNGPIPLEFAITGLGPVHIRISRFDYFKEVLEKVMVMREIAQEGSLHLYEVGEGGNGASVIVEDNAELAPGRQGFGTVHHAAFRVEDTAVLHEWIERLQSFGFGTSGYVDRFFFESLYARVAPGILFEWATDGPGFMGDEPYETVGEKLSLPPFLENKREYIESVVRSFDTVRSTKTIEKEYE encoded by the coding sequence ATGAATCATATTAAAGGTATTCACCACGTAACGGCAATAACAAGCAGTGCAGAAAAAAATTACGAGTTTTTTACTTATGTATTAGGGATGCGACTTGTGAAAAAAACGGTCAACCAAGATGATATTCAAACATATCACTTATTTTTCGCAGATGATAAAGGCTCTGCTGGTACAGATATGACGTTCTTTGATTTCCCTGGTATTCCACAAGGGGTACATGGGACAGATGAAATTTATAAAACGGCTTTCCGCGTACCAACTGATGCAGCACTTGACTATTGGGTAAAACGCTTTGATCGTCTAAAAGTGGCGCATACAGGCATCCAAACACAATTTGGGAAACAAACATTGTCCTTCGTCGATTTTGACGATCAACAATATATGTTAATTTCTGATGAAAAGAATGTGGGAATTGCTTCAGGAACACCGTGGCAAAACGGTCCAATTCCATTAGAATTTGCAATTACAGGTTTAGGCCCTGTACACATTCGGATTTCGCGCTTTGATTATTTCAAAGAAGTATTGGAAAAAGTAATGGTAATGCGAGAAATCGCTCAAGAAGGTTCACTGCATTTATATGAGGTAGGGGAAGGTGGTAATGGGGCTTCTGTTATTGTAGAAGATAATGCAGAACTTGCACCTGGTCGCCAAGGCTTTGGTACAGTTCACCACGCAGCATTCCGAGTAGAGGACACAGCTGTTTTACATGAATGGATTGAGCGTCTGCAAAGCTTTGGCTTTGGAACATCGGGTTATGTAGATCGTTTCTTCTTTGAATCGTTGTACGCTCGTGTAGCACCGGGTATTTTATTTGAATGGGCAACAGATGGTCCTGGATTTATGGGCGACGAGCCATATGAAACAGTTGGTGAAAAATTATCGTTGCCTCCATTTTTAGAAAACAAACGCGAATACATCGAAAGCGTTGTACGTTCATTTGATACTGTACGCTCAACGAAAACAATTGAAAAAGAATACGAGTAA
- the proC gene encoding pyrroline-5-carboxylate reductase has translation MQKIIFIGAGSMAEALIHGWVEKKIVNPQTVFVSNRSNGERLTILQQQYGVQALQSFEELHDADLVILAVKPKDAFEAMQKIAPFLSNNSAILSILAGIGIETIEDYLGKRAIARVMPNTSATIGMSASGITFNTLVSDAQRASYIQMLEAVGIVIEVEEDKLHAITALSGSGPAYLYYLLEAFERVGTEFGLSKEIVRELMVQTIAGSAEMLKSVKEEPEILRKKVTSPGGTTEAGIRALELMSFNDAIANCIRSAENRSRELARGE, from the coding sequence ATGCAAAAAATTATTTTTATTGGTGCAGGCTCCATGGCTGAAGCGCTTATCCATGGCTGGGTGGAAAAGAAAATCGTGAATCCTCAAACTGTTTTTGTATCTAATCGATCAAATGGTGAACGTTTAACAATTTTACAGCAACAATATGGAGTTCAGGCATTGCAAAGTTTTGAAGAGTTGCATGATGCTGACTTAGTTATTTTGGCGGTGAAGCCGAAAGATGCCTTTGAAGCAATGCAAAAAATTGCCCCATTTTTATCGAATAATAGTGCTATCCTATCGATTTTAGCGGGTATTGGCATCGAAACAATTGAAGATTATTTAGGAAAGCGGGCAATTGCACGTGTCATGCCGAACACTTCTGCAACAATTGGTATGTCTGCTTCAGGTATTACATTTAATACCCTTGTATCAGACGCTCAACGAGCAAGTTATATACAAATGTTAGAAGCAGTTGGGATTGTTATTGAAGTAGAAGAAGATAAGCTTCATGCGATTACCGCGCTCTCTGGCAGTGGCCCAGCCTACTTGTATTATTTACTAGAGGCGTTTGAACGGGTTGGAACAGAATTCGGCTTATCAAAGGAAATTGTACGAGAGTTAATGGTGCAAACAATTGCCGGATCAGCTGAAATGCTAAAATCTGTTAAAGAAGAGCCTGAAATTTTACGGAAAAAGGTAACGAGTCCAGGCGGTACGACAGAAGCAGGTATTCGTGCCTTAGAATTAATGTCATTTAATGATGCGATTGCCAATTGTATTCGAAGTGCAGAAAACCGTTCTCGAGAATTAGCCCGTGGAGAATAA
- a CDS encoding NUDIX hydrolase — translation MQVLKNNGYKFIEFIETKEEDITLYQPLGGSFAVLKSSGKYLMCYNTLREQWEVPAGQREINETPKECALRELYEETGQIVKDIDFKGLVKTRNISTGKVKYNPIYLGFINTLQPFLSNPETSKICLWDLKEKIESVDEVDFTLLNTLSIQYTNNVPK, via the coding sequence TTGCAGGTACTTAAAAATAACGGTTATAAATTTATCGAATTTATTGAAACAAAAGAAGAAGATATTACTTTGTATCAACCTCTTGGGGGTTCTTTTGCAGTATTAAAGTCTTCAGGAAAATATCTTATGTGTTACAACACTTTGCGAGAACAATGGGAAGTACCTGCTGGTCAGAGGGAAATAAATGAAACTCCAAAAGAATGTGCCTTAAGGGAGCTCTATGAAGAAACAGGACAAATCGTAAAAGATATTGATTTTAAAGGTTTAGTAAAGACACGAAATATTTCGACTGGTAAAGTAAAATATAATCCTATTTATTTGGGATTTATAAATACATTACAGCCATTTTTAAGTAATCCTGAAACCTCCAAAATATGTTTATGGGATTTAAAAGAAAAAATTGAATCTGTTGATGAAGTTGATTTTACACTTCTGAATACTTTATCAATCCAATATACAAATAACGTTCCCAAATAA
- a CDS encoding acyl-phosphate glycerol 3-phosphate acyltransferase has protein sequence MQQPTISPKLLRLLVIFPNVMSYILLFGVVVYIRTNLDVLKATDSLTMWLIIAALLGPISIYTTYSIVKRIRAGQL, from the coding sequence ATGCAACAACCAACAATTTCACCAAAGCTATTACGCTTATTAGTTATTTTCCCAAACGTTATGAGCTATATTTTATTATTCGGCGTTGTCGTATACATACGCACAAATTTAGATGTACTAAAGGCAACGGATAGTTTAACAATGTGGTTAATCATTGCTGCACTACTTGGTCCTATTTCAATTTATACAACGTATAGTATCGTAAAGAGAATACGTGCTGGTCAATTATAA
- a CDS encoding DedA family protein — protein MEVINQLVGQYGFIIIFALLSLGGISILISDELLVFGVGYFTKIGTLDYTTALIVCFFGTFIGMMVNYCIGRKAGRPFILKIGKWAGFTEKRITRTEKWMSRYGQYSIIISYFIPGIRHITGYFCGVLHIKFKTYAFYAGVSTVIWCSLFLILGRLFGVN, from the coding sequence ATGGAAGTCATTAATCAACTCGTTGGTCAATATGGATTTATTATTATTTTTGCTCTGCTTTCGTTAGGGGGTATTAGTATTTTAATATCTGATGAGTTGCTAGTATTTGGGGTAGGGTATTTCACGAAAATCGGTACGCTTGATTATACAACAGCTCTTATCGTTTGTTTTTTCGGTACATTTATCGGCATGATGGTGAATTATTGTATAGGTAGAAAAGCTGGTCGACCGTTTATTTTAAAAATTGGCAAGTGGGCAGGATTTACAGAGAAGCGGATCACCCGAACTGAAAAATGGATGTCCCGATATGGACAGTATTCCATTATCATCAGCTATTTCATTCCAGGGATTAGACACATCACTGGCTACTTTTGTGGTGTATTACATATAAAATTTAAAACTTATGCCTTTTACGCAGGTGTGAGTACCGTTATTTGGTGTTCACTATTTTTAATACTTGGGAGGCTTTTCGGAGTAAACTAA
- a CDS encoding NADPH-dependent FMN reductase has protein sequence MTNLNIGIIIGSTREGRVSPQVAQWVKQLADKRGDANYTIIDIKDYDLPFLGTADAPGAAEWSKVVGEQDGFVFIAQEYNHSITGALKNALDYLRVEWNNKAAGIVSYGSVGGARAAEHLRGILGELLVADVRVHPALSLFTDFENGTVFKPKDVQADSVNQMLDQVIPWSKALKTIR, from the coding sequence ATGACAAACTTAAACATTGGTATTATTATTGGATCAACTCGTGAAGGACGTGTTTCACCTCAAGTAGCACAATGGGTGAAACAATTAGCCGATAAACGTGGAGATGCAAATTATACAATAATCGACATTAAGGATTATGATTTACCATTTTTAGGAACAGCGGATGCACCAGGTGCTGCAGAATGGTCAAAAGTAGTAGGAGAGCAAGATGGTTTTGTTTTCATTGCGCAAGAGTATAATCATTCGATTACAGGCGCACTTAAAAATGCTTTAGATTACTTACGTGTAGAATGGAATAACAAAGCAGCTGGTATCGTATCATATGGTTCAGTAGGTGGTGCACGTGCTGCAGAACATTTACGTGGTATTTTAGGTGAATTATTAGTAGCAGACGTACGTGTGCATCCTGCATTGTCATTATTCACTGATTTTGAAAATGGCACTGTATTTAAACCGAAGGACGTGCAAGCAGATTCAGTAAACCAAATGCTTGATCAAGTAATCCCTTGGTCGAAAGCTTTAAAAACAATTCGATAA
- the rnz gene encoding ribonuclease Z, with translation MQLHFLGTGAGMPSKERNTSALAVKLLEERGTIWLFDCGEATQHQILHTAIKPRKIDKIFITHLHGDHIFGLPGFLSSRSFLGGEDALTIYGPAGLQQWVEQTLKLSKTHLTYPISFVDVKEGIVFEDEQFIVRALPLAHVIECFGYRVEQKPLLGELLVDKAFALGVPKGPLLGKLKAGHDVQLEDGTIVNSDEVTSPPQKGFTVTVLGDTKYCENAKILAQNADVVVHEATFDHATIHLAAQYGHATNTEAAQIAKSAGAGALILNHISARFLKNDIDNLLKEAQQIFENTYIANDQTQFDWQQQQLKLIKL, from the coding sequence ATGCAACTACATTTTTTAGGAACTGGCGCAGGGATGCCTTCGAAAGAGCGTAATACGAGTGCGCTCGCAGTCAAATTATTAGAGGAGCGCGGCACGATTTGGCTGTTTGATTGTGGAGAAGCAACCCAACATCAAATTTTGCATACAGCGATCAAACCACGTAAAATAGATAAAATTTTTATTACGCATTTACATGGAGATCATATTTTTGGTTTACCGGGTTTTTTAAGCTCTCGTTCTTTTTTAGGGGGAGAGGATGCGCTGACAATCTACGGACCAGCAGGTTTGCAGCAATGGGTTGAACAAACATTGAAGTTATCAAAAACCCATCTCACTTATCCAATTTCCTTTGTTGATGTAAAAGAAGGAATAGTATTTGAGGATGAACAATTTATTGTTCGAGCATTGCCTCTTGCACACGTCATTGAATGCTTTGGCTATCGAGTGGAGCAAAAGCCACTTTTAGGCGAGCTTCTTGTTGACAAAGCCTTTGCGCTAGGTGTTCCAAAAGGTCCATTATTAGGCAAATTAAAGGCTGGGCACGATGTTCAGCTTGAAGACGGTACAATTGTTAACAGTGATGAGGTGACATCACCACCACAAAAAGGCTTTACTGTGACCGTTTTAGGTGATACAAAATATTGTGAAAACGCCAAAATTTTAGCACAAAATGCCGATGTAGTTGTCCATGAAGCAACCTTTGATCATGCAACAATCCATTTAGCCGCACAGTATGGTCATGCAACAAATACAGAAGCCGCTCAAATTGCGAAAAGTGCAGGTGCAGGTGCGTTAATATTGAATCATATAAGTGCGCGATTTTTAAAAAATGATATAGATAACTTATTAAAAGAAGCACAGCAAATTTTTGAGAATACGTACATCGCCAATGATCAAACGCAATTTGATTGGCAACAGCAGCAATTAAAATTAATTAAATTATAA
- a CDS encoding MarR family winged helix-turn-helix transcriptional regulator — MSQYDKQLKAFTVLNRATIAVQEVAKKDVQESDLNLTEFAVLELLYHKGNQPIQMIGKKVLIASSSITYVIDKLEKKGYVERVACPNDRRVTYASLTKQGTLFMDEIFPKHEQKLAQLFDTLSERELVTMIDLLKRVGHKATKQ, encoded by the coding sequence ATGAGTCAATACGACAAGCAATTAAAAGCTTTTACCGTGTTGAACCGTGCGACGATCGCTGTCCAGGAAGTTGCTAAGAAGGACGTGCAAGAAAGTGATTTAAACTTAACTGAATTTGCCGTGCTTGAGTTACTTTATCATAAAGGGAATCAACCAATTCAAATGATTGGTAAAAAAGTATTGATTGCTAGTAGTAGCATTACGTACGTTATTGATAAGCTTGAAAAAAAGGGCTATGTTGAGCGAGTGGCTTGTCCGAATGATCGCCGTGTCACATATGCTTCTCTTACAAAACAGGGAACATTGTTTATGGATGAGATTTTTCCAAAACATGAGCAAAAATTAGCACAGCTATTTGACACTTTAAGTGAACGGGAGTTAGTTACAATGATTGATTTACTAAAACGTGTCGGGCATAAAGCTACTAAACAATAA
- a CDS encoding VOC family protein — MSKSFIEQVHYIRIPVKNLELSAQWYKDVLGLELLNITEELAILKINEGPFLLILIPSEDETFAHFTINNEQEFSIGFTSPELSKFHQHLIDNQVKVEDIKEDNGHSFFHFYDPNGNKLQVHW; from the coding sequence ATGAGTAAATCATTTATTGAACAAGTACATTATATTAGAATTCCTGTTAAAAATTTAGAACTGTCTGCACAATGGTATAAAGATGTATTAGGGCTCGAGTTACTAAATATTACTGAGGAACTTGCAATTTTAAAAATAAATGAAGGTCCTTTCTTACTTATCTTAATCCCTTCTGAAGATGAAACATTTGCACATTTTACAATTAATAATGAACAAGAATTTAGCATTGGCTTTACAAGTCCGGAATTATCTAAATTCCATCAACACTTAATTGATAATCAAGTTAAGGTCGAGGATATAAAAGAAGATAATGGTCACTCCTTTTTCCACTTTTATGACCCAAATGGCAATAAACTCCAAGTTCACTGGTAA
- a CDS encoding NUDIX domain-containing protein yields MFIVNVEGAIYKNDKWLLIRRSEKEEHAGGGLSLVGGKVDKEGVTTDILEKTLKREINEEVGIEVSNLQYVNSSSFVTDSGIHVVDIVFLCDHVAGEPFAKSPDEVDDVIWMTTEQILKDFNLPSYLKENIKLAEKLVNKNTEVNL; encoded by the coding sequence GTGTTTATCGTCAATGTAGAGGGCGCAATTTATAAAAATGATAAATGGTTGTTAATAAGACGTAGTGAAAAAGAAGAACACGCTGGAGGAGGGCTGTCTCTTGTTGGCGGAAAGGTAGATAAAGAGGGGGTTACTACAGATATTTTAGAAAAGACACTAAAAAGAGAAATAAATGAAGAAGTCGGTATAGAGGTGTCTAATCTTCAATATGTTAATAGCTCATCATTCGTTACTGATTCAGGCATACATGTAGTTGATATTGTTTTCCTTTGTGATCACGTAGCAGGGGAACCTTTTGCTAAAAGTCCTGATGAAGTGGATGATGTAATTTGGATGACTACCGAGCAAATTTTAAAAGATTTTAATTTACCGAGTTATTTAAAGGAAAATATTAAACTTGCAGAAAAATTGGTAAATAAGAATACAGAGGTTAATTTGTAG
- a CDS encoding alpha/beta hydrolase, with translation MNYLYKEGKKEKPVLLLLHGTGGDENSLLALAEIIDPQASVLSVRGNILENGMPRFFRRLAEGVFDMEDLKFRTKELQEFLDEKAAQYDFDRNNIIAIGYSNGANIAANLLFEYENSLRGAILHHPMVPNREASLPNQKDVKVFIAAGVNDPICPQHEATDLQHYLVESGVDVTLEWENYGHQLTMNEVQKAKAWYENTF, from the coding sequence ATGAATTACCTATATAAAGAAGGAAAAAAAGAAAAGCCTGTACTACTTTTATTACATGGGACTGGTGGTGACGAAAATAGTTTACTAGCATTAGCAGAAATCATTGACCCACAAGCGAGCGTTTTAAGCGTGCGCGGTAACATATTAGAAAATGGGATGCCTCGTTTCTTCCGACGTTTAGCAGAAGGTGTTTTTGATATGGAAGATTTGAAATTCCGTACAAAGGAATTACAGGAATTTTTAGATGAAAAGGCAGCTCAATACGACTTTGATCGAAATAATATCATAGCAATCGGTTATTCGAACGGTGCGAATATTGCGGCGAACTTATTATTCGAATATGAAAATAGTTTAAGAGGTGCAATTTTACACCATCCGATGGTACCAAACCGTGAAGCAAGTTTGCCAAATCAAAAAGATGTAAAAGTGTTCATCGCAGCTGGTGTCAATGACCCGATTTGCCCTCAGCATGAAGCGACTGATTTACAGCATTATTTAGTTGAATCTGGCGTTGATGTTACACTTGAATGGGAAAACTATGGTCACCAGCTAACTATGAACGAAGTGCAAAAAGCAAAAGCATGGTATGAAAATACATTTTAA
- a CDS encoding DUF5412 family protein → MDRKYNLWSFIVCLILLGLSFQALYASYYRTWQLAPDALTLWLLSVIVFIIGIMGFKDKSSKRARWRSWLTLLIIVPLSIAFLLGVAVNTVAREHIETTQSPDNRITIDFYTLNGGAATSISVEGIVNGPLWFKKRIYYEDSMHEVDVEWLNNHTIKINNHTLDLDKGETYSN, encoded by the coding sequence TTGGATAGAAAATATAATTTATGGTCATTCATTGTATGTTTAATATTATTAGGGCTTTCATTTCAAGCACTTTATGCGTCCTATTACCGAACTTGGCAATTGGCACCAGATGCTCTAACACTTTGGTTACTTTCTGTTATTGTTTTTATTATAGGTATTATGGGCTTTAAAGATAAAAGTAGTAAGCGAGCAAGGTGGAGAAGCTGGTTAACCTTATTGATTATAGTTCCCCTGTCGATAGCTTTTTTATTAGGAGTGGCAGTAAATACAGTTGCGAGAGAGCATATTGAAACAACTCAATCCCCTGATAATAGAATAACTATAGACTTTTACACATTGAATGGTGGAGCAGCTACCTCGATTAGTGTAGAAGGAATTGTAAATGGACCTCTTTGGTTTAAAAAAAGGATTTATTACGAAGATTCAATGCACGAGGTTGATGTGGAGTGGTTAAATAATCATACTATAAAAATTAACAATCACACTTTAGATTTGGATAAAGGAGAAACCTATTCAAATTAA
- a CDS encoding YdhK family protein: protein MMKKQLWMGLALSATILGACTEEEEVKVKDSGTHEESTDHSSMSHSSDGSVPDDLLVANNPTYAVGDKALMTTDHMGGMNGAEATIVGAYETTVYAVTYTPTTGGEKVENHKWVIHEELEGVEDLPAAVGDTVKLNADHMEGMDGAEATVDSAEQTIIYMVDYTSTAGEEVKNHKWVTEDELTSVQ, encoded by the coding sequence ATGATGAAAAAACAATTATGGATGGGATTAGCACTTTCTGCGACAATTTTAGGCGCATGTACAGAGGAAGAAGAAGTAAAGGTAAAGGATAGTGGCACACATGAAGAATCTACAGATCATAGTAGTATGAGTCACTCCAGTGATGGCAGTGTACCAGACGATTTACTTGTGGCAAACAATCCAACTTATGCTGTAGGAGATAAAGCACTTATGACGACTGATCATATGGGTGGAATGAATGGAGCAGAAGCGACAATTGTAGGTGCCTATGAGACGACAGTATATGCAGTAACCTATACACCGACAACAGGTGGAGAAAAGGTAGAAAATCATAAATGGGTTATTCATGAAGAGCTTGAAGGGGTAGAAGATTTACCAGCAGCAGTAGGTGATACAGTTAAACTAAATGCAGATCATATGGAAGGTATGGACGGAGCAGAGGCGACAGTTGATAGCGCCGAACAAACAATCATATATATGGTAGATTATACTTCTACAGCTGGAGAAGAAGTGAAAAATCATAAATGGGTAACAGAAGACGAGTTAACATCCGTCCAATAA
- a CDS encoding MBL fold metallo-hydrolase, with protein sequence MEIFKITIPTPYAVGDVNAFLVKGDTLTLFDAGPKTQEAYEAIKWGIHGAGYALQDVEQVVLTHHHPDHAGWVDAFPHAALLGHAYNDHWMKKTDEFLAYHKAFFKKHLTEQGVPEKYVNRVIEVKGEIELFGTKPLTGFLNEGDEVPGHNGLKVYETPGHAQSHLIFVEESTGECIGGDLLLPRTSSNPLVEPPVDLSMERPKSLLQYNASLKKLRDLQVTKVYTGHGGEITEAVSLIEERLQKQQQRAHKVLHLLEQPKTNFEVTTQLFEHIYQRQLGLTLSETIGQLDYLLDEGLASFEIQDGIYYYDRK encoded by the coding sequence ATGGAAATTTTCAAGATTACTATACCAACTCCGTATGCAGTCGGTGATGTCAATGCGTTTTTAGTAAAGGGGGATACATTAACATTATTTGATGCGGGTCCAAAAACACAGGAAGCTTATGAAGCGATAAAGTGGGGGATTCATGGGGCAGGGTATGCGTTACAAGATGTAGAACAGGTTGTTTTAACCCATCATCATCCAGACCATGCAGGCTGGGTCGATGCTTTTCCACATGCAGCACTATTAGGCCATGCCTATAATGACCATTGGATGAAAAAAACCGATGAATTTTTAGCTTATCATAAAGCCTTTTTCAAAAAGCATTTAACAGAACAAGGCGTACCAGAAAAATACGTCAATCGTGTAATTGAAGTAAAAGGAGAAATTGAGTTATTCGGGACAAAGCCATTAACTGGGTTTTTAAATGAAGGCGATGAAGTACCAGGTCATAATGGCTTAAAAGTTTATGAAACACCTGGTCATGCCCAAAGTCATCTTATTTTTGTTGAAGAAAGTACAGGGGAATGTATTGGTGGTGACTTACTCTTACCACGTACATCTTCCAATCCATTAGTAGAGCCACCAGTGGATTTATCTATGGAACGTCCTAAATCCTTATTACAATATAATGCATCATTAAAGAAGTTACGTGACTTACAAGTGACAAAGGTTTATACAGGTCATGGTGGTGAAATTACGGAGGCTGTATCATTAATTGAGGAGCGCCTTCAAAAGCAGCAGCAAAGAGCTCATAAAGTATTACATTTACTCGAACAGCCAAAAACAAACTTTGAAGTGACAACGCAATTATTTGAACATATTTATCAAAGACAGCTTGGATTAACATTATCTGAAACAATTGGACAGCTCGATTATTTACTTGATGAAGGTCTAGCAAGCTTTGAGATTCAAGATGGCATTTATTATTACGACCGTAAATAG
- a CDS encoding sensor histidine kinase, translating to MHKISVKLATYFFVVVLIMELVLMFYLHQNMLNDQVRNELDRLMETGQKHRDVLEGHYSDTTLEHITLMEQGSQRAVVILNEQRELIVASSTNKEIEQVVQQPFEVNRDKFIQSNWQNSPYIVSVHAFHSKEEAGYVLMFQKTVELRQMSSEMNYHFILSGIISGFVLLIAYVLLSRFLTKPLIQMKKATESLSRGHLYVQFPKKSNDELGELAIAIEKLAQDLRYVKEGRNEFLAAIAHELSTPLTYLNGYATVLQRPTLSNEERMNYLAIIAEESVKMKSLVQHLLDAAKLDDYQFPIIKQEVEVAQFLEQRMHVVALAFAEKNIAFSYTCDANIRINADPLRLEQILLNLLENARHYSNQGAKVTLTVLQQKHHVAFIVEDTGIGIDRQHINFIFDKLYRVEKSRARSHGGMGLGLAIVKQLVEAHGGKIEVTSTLGKGSTFTVLL from the coding sequence ATGCATAAAATTTCGGTAAAACTAGCAACATACTTTTTTGTTGTTGTACTAATTATGGAACTGGTGCTCATGTTTTATTTACATCAAAACATGTTAAATGATCAAGTAAGGAACGAATTAGATCGTTTAATGGAAACAGGCCAAAAACACCGTGACGTATTAGAAGGGCATTATTCTGATACAACATTGGAACATATAACATTAATGGAACAAGGTAGTCAGCGTGCAGTTGTTATTTTAAACGAGCAACGTGAACTCATTGTAGCTTCTTCAACAAATAAGGAAATTGAACAAGTTGTCCAACAACCATTTGAAGTAAACCGAGATAAATTCATTCAATCGAATTGGCAAAATTCACCGTATATAGTATCCGTCCATGCCTTTCATTCAAAAGAAGAAGCGGGCTATGTCCTGATGTTTCAAAAAACGGTTGAACTACGTCAAATGAGTTCAGAAATGAATTATCATTTTATACTATCAGGGATTATTAGTGGCTTTGTCCTGTTAATTGCCTATGTGTTATTATCAAGATTTTTAACAAAACCACTTATTCAAATGAAAAAAGCTACAGAATCATTAAGCAGAGGGCATTTATACGTACAATTCCCTAAAAAAAGTAATGATGAATTAGGGGAGTTGGCAATCGCAATCGAAAAATTAGCACAGGATTTACGCTATGTAAAAGAGGGCCGTAATGAGTTTTTAGCTGCAATTGCCCATGAATTAAGTACGCCACTTACATATTTGAATGGCTATGCAACTGTTTTGCAACGTCCAACCTTATCGAACGAAGAGAGAATGAACTATTTAGCAATTATTGCAGAGGAATCCGTAAAAATGAAAAGCTTAGTTCAGCATTTGCTTGACGCTGCAAAGCTTGATGATTATCAATTTCCAATTATAAAGCAGGAAGTTGAAGTCGCTCAATTTTTGGAACAAAGGATGCATGTTGTAGCACTTGCGTTTGCAGAAAAAAACATTGCCTTTTCTTATACTTGTGATGCTAATATTCGTATAAATGCAGATCCTCTGCGGTTAGAGCAAATTTTACTAAATTTATTAGAAAATGCACGACACTATAGCAATCAAGGAGCAAAAGTTACACTTACAGTTTTGCAGCAGAAGCACCATGTCGCATTTATTGTCGAGGATACAGGAATTGGCATTGATCGCCAACATATAAATTTTATTTTTGATAAATTATATCGTGTTGAAAAATCGAGGGCTCGTAGTCACGGTGGAATGGGTCTCGGGTTAGCCATCGTAAAACAATTAGTAGAAGCACATGGTGGGAAAATCGAGGTGACAAGCACATTAGGAAAAGGAAGTACATTTACAGTTTTATTGTAA
- a CDS encoding response regulator transcription factor, whose protein sequence is MKTVLIVDDEQRMLDLIELFLVPQGFNCMKTTDPFQAIQLLKEHSIHILLLDVMMPKMDGWELCSEIRKFSSVPIIMLTARTAKADIIKGLRIGADDYLTKPFDEGELVARVRALLRRTTEENKIIRGDFILELDTYTVHYKEANVSLTSKEYTIVKALILKPRKVFTRQELLQIAWEYETEIDERTVDSHIRNLRDKLKKAHFPIDAFLLTVWGIGYKWGEE, encoded by the coding sequence ATGAAAACGGTGTTAATTGTAGATGATGAACAGCGCATGCTAGATTTAATTGAACTATTTTTAGTACCACAAGGATTTAACTGCATGAAAACTACAGACCCATTTCAAGCAATTCAATTATTAAAAGAGCATTCTATTCACATCCTATTACTTGATGTAATGATGCCTAAAATGGATGGATGGGAATTGTGTAGTGAAATTCGTAAATTTTCGAGTGTACCAATAATAATGCTGACAGCCCGAACAGCAAAAGCGGATATTATAAAAGGTTTACGTATCGGTGCAGATGATTACTTAACAAAACCATTTGATGAAGGAGAGCTAGTCGCTCGTGTTAGAGCTTTATTGCGTCGTACAACAGAAGAAAATAAGATAATTCGTGGTGATTTTATATTAGAGCTTGATACATATACAGTTCATTATAAAGAGGCGAATGTATCGCTTACATCAAAAGAGTATACCATTGTAAAAGCATTGATATTAAAGCCGAGGAAGGTATTTACTCGGCAAGAGCTTCTACAAATTGCTTGGGAATACGAAACGGAAATAGATGAGAGGACTGTAGACTCACATATTCGTAACTTACGTGACAAATTAAAAAAAGCACATTTCCCAATAGATGCATTTCTTTTAACTGTTTGGGGTATTGGATATAAGTGGGGAGAAGAATAA